From the Mus musculus strain C57BL/6J chromosome 10, GRCm38.p6 C57BL/6J genome, the window GCCTGCCATGAAGAAAGTGGTGTAAGTCAAAAGCAAGCCCATGTACATCTGAGTCTTGAAGGACTTGTGCAGCTTTATAATAGTATTCTAACtgactttattaaatatcaaGTTGCTGAAGTTTCTCCAGTCTTACTGCATGCTACCCCAGTCTTGCCTGCTCAGGCTCAAACCTGCCTTCATTGTCTTACGAATACAGCTCTTCATCTCACCATCCACCTAAACACTGCTCCGGCCCTAAGCCTGAGCTTCCGTCTGCACATAGCACACACTCTGCACTCATGTGTTTATGTTCGACCATTCATTTTGCTTTAAGCTCAACTTAAAATTGTTGCTCAATTCTTACTTTAAATGCTGCCTTCGTTCCTTTCGTGGCATGTTCTTGTTTTGTCCTCCCAGGGCCTCTATGGTAGCATTTGGCACCATGTCCTAAAGTTAGCCTATCGTCTTTTGTCTGCTTTTTTTCCCCAGCTAGGCtatgaattcattaaattctaaacttACCCTCATGACTAAAGAGGACTAACATAGACAGCACTCAAGCAATATTTGCCTTAATGAATCCAAATATCTTTAGAATTTCAATTGAGGATTATCTTCTTTGTGACCAGGACCAGCTGCCAATAGTCACCAGTAAGGTCTACAGTGCTGTGGCTGACCTCTGGAAACCCTGGCTGGGTGAAGAAGCTATTAGCACTTTAAAGAAAGGTTAGTGAGACACTTTTGCTTCCCTTTTCATTATTTGTTTAGGCTTAAATCTTCTACATCCGTTTGCGTCTTCCAGGTCTAGATAGTTTCTGCACTCACCCACTTTGGATGAATGAAAGTAAATCATAATGTGGCCTTAGGACACGCATGAACCTGTTTGTCCTGTAAAGGCATTCTTTGCCTTCCTGTTCCATTCTCAACCAAGATGTTCCACATGAAGAAAAGGCTGaattatgaatatgaatataaataaaagtgtgtgattttaattggaaaatagatTGAGAAGAAAGCATAGATAGCTTTAACCCCCAAAGCACAATGTTATAAAGGAACAGCTGGTAACGTGAGAATATCTAAGGTGTTCATGTGTGCCTTGAGATGTTTTGAAGAGTAACGTGAAGAGAACACAGCAAGTCCTTCCCTGGGTGgagtctcccttccccttcccatgGGCAGCCCCCGAGGAGATGACGTGGGAAGCTGCAGAGTGAAGCTGCATGGAAAGTAGAGAAGTTGAAGATGCTGGGAAGTGGAATATCATCCAAGGGAAGATGCAAATGcaagcagagcaagccaggggaggctaTGTGACATGCGATCAGAGAAAGGCCATAGGGCTGCTCAATTGGAGCTGATATCCCACTGCTAACTACAGTAGGTGTCAGACAAAGAGTCAGGATTGAGGATTTATCCTGCTGGGTGTCCATCTTGCTTTTGTCTGAGCCTTCCTTGTTGCTTGCCCATTCTTCTCTTTTGTAATAGTAATGCATGCTTAGTGATCATTCATCACTGAGATAAATACACCTCAAGGTTTATGAGATAAACAACTCAAGGGAGGAAGATCCATTCAAAGAGTTTCTGCTTTCAAACGTCTATTGACTCATGGTCTTCTACCCACAATGCTTCTGGCCCTTGTTAAAGGGCCAGACATCATAGCAGAAGTGCAAAAATGATTACTAATACTATGTTTATAATAGTTAATGCTGGAAATTAATATGGTGTCAGTTATTCTTTAACTAGTTCCCCAAATAATCACAGAGACCTTTTAATATTTCCAAGCTTAGGCCATTGCTAGGCACTCTCAACTAGCTCATCTTAAGTTAACCTGACCCCCTATCCCCATCTGACATGGCTAGCTATACCTTCCAGGTCTGTACTCATGTAGTCACCTCTGATGACTCCTGGAGAAAAAaagtctttctcttcttcccagagttcctttcttcttcccaggaaGTCCCGCCTGTCTCTCTCTATTGACCAATCACAGGCTTTTGCCTTTCATTGGCCAATTAACATGAAGAGCAAGGTTTGCACAATAGCTTATGTCTGTGAGGATCTACTTGTCTTGGAGCAACCAGGTCTTGGGATACAGTATTTagtatttgaatacatagcagcaccagaccaacccactACACAGTTGtagatttatttaatataaatgaTTACTTTTAAATATTCAGCTCCATTGTCCACTGCCCAAATATTCATATTGGATGCAACTCTTGTTACTTCATAATCTTACAGTTTGGTCCTGACATGGGTCAGGTTAATGTTAACTTAAATTCTTACCCAAGCAATGAGAACACCTGTCTACACTGTTACCATTAAGAATTCACTTTCCCAagtgtctgcatatatgtatgttcgTGTTCCTAATGtgtgttttacatttgtttttacaGGTGGTTTTTACTCACAGAAAGTTGCAAGTAATCCAGGCTTGAGGATCATTAGCCTAAACACAAACTTGTACTATGGCCCAAACATCATGACCCTGAACAAGACAGACCCAGCAAATCAGTTTGAATGGCTGGAAAATACACTCAACAGCTCTCTATGGAATAAGGAGAAGGTAGATCCTATAGAATAGATTCGCCGTGGACTACCAGAAGGCTAAATTTGTTTACTTAGCTTGGGGCAGAATCAGGACTTAACAAAagttgtaaaaattaaaatttttttagaagTTGACTAAAGTCAATATTGTTCTGCCATCTAAAAGTACAATATAAATGACCCAAATGTCAAGACAGTGACCTTGATAGTTACATAGgcaaagctttttctttcttttttctcagaaaaaggaaagggggtATGTTTGCTTTCTAAATTTTAGTTAATGTATATTCACTTATGAGTATCCAGCTGTAATTTAGTAATGATAAATGTGcaaacaagttgtcctctgtctcctttctcaGGTATACATCATAGCGCATGTTCCAGTGGGCTATCTCCCTTATGCAACTGACACCCCGGCGATAAGGCAGTACTATAATGAGAAACTGCTTGATATTTTCAGAAGATACAGCTCCGTCATTGCGGGACAGTTCTATGGCCACACCCATAGAGACAGCCTTATGGTCCTTTCAGATAAAAACGGTAAGGAATGTGGCCTGTATGCAGATCTCAGTCCCCATCTCTGGAGCATCagctatataatatatttatgtgttatgtaaatatatatttatagatataatatataggtattatatataaatatattataattatgttATAGTTATGACAAATTATAACTATAATAACTACActattgtatagaccaggctggcctcaaattcacatgtACTTACCTTTGTCCTCCATATGCTCAAATTAAATGCTTGTGCCAGCTAAATTATTATATAATGAGTGAAAGATTGCTTTAAGTAAGGTTGAAAAACAAGTcaggtttgtttttgcttttgtgtgtgtgtatgtaagttatAGTAGACTTGCTTTTTGtgaaaaagttttaaatatatataaaagttgAGACTATGGTCAACAAATCTTGGTTCTTCCATCATCTGCATTGAACATTCATCACGATCTTACTGTCCTCATCTTCTAGCTAAACATTCTTTTTCAagatcttcctgtttctctttatGATCATCTGTCCTTTCCATTATTTCCTTTTCACCACTACAGTCTATTTGTCTATCAGTCAGTCATCTGTCtgccttttgtcatctgtttcaatgatttctctttcatttatcagttatgtatctatcatctaccatCAAGTATCTAATCTACCTATAACCTATCTGTCATCTATTCTCTATCTACTTATCTGACGTGTTAAAAAGTGACTTTCAAATACCAAGTCAATAATTTTTCTATATAACTCTTAGTTATTGTTAGGAATTATAGATAATTTATATAACCATAAAAACATTAATCTGTATAACAAAATCAGTAGCAGCTCTTTGATTTTGGTATTGAATACCCTTATTTTCTCAAAAGTAACATCATTGCTTTCAGGCATGATTAATCAGTGACCATAATATTTGTCTATTGATCTCTTAACCTAAGCTGTTTATATTTTTAAGGTTaaattgttgatgttgttgtttagGGAATCCACTCAATTCTGTGTTTGTGGCACCTGCTGTTACACCAGTGAAAGGAGTTTTACAAAAGGAGACCAACAATCCCGGTGTCCGCCTATTTCAGTACAAGCCTGGTGATTACACATTGCTGGTAAGTTGGAGCAGTTTCAGTTGATCCTACATCTGTATATACATGTCTTTAAGTTTTCATTCATGCGGTAGAATGTTTCTCAACAAGCCACGAGAGATGCACTTGATGCTAAAGGTGGGTATCTGTTGTCATTCTGATGGGAGGGTAGGTAAAGTTTGTTTGTGACGTGTTACTATCTCTTTAAGGGTTTTCTgaccttttttatttgtttgttttaagactggGTCTCCTGTAGTGCAGGCTGGCCTAAAATGTGCTGTATTCTTaagacttctgatcctcttgcctttccCCACCAGGTGCTGGCATCATAGGTGCACATCCTTATACCGGGGTTTATGGGATGCCAGGGACTGAGCTCAGGATCTTGTGTAtgcaaggcaggcaggcaggcactttAACAATGGACATACAGCCCAAGCCCTGACCTTGCCATGTTTTCAAAGCTTTCGCTGGATGAAGCCTTATCTGTGAACTTTGATAATACCATTGTCCTCCCTAAGTCATATTAACTATTCTTCTCCCAAAAGTAATTATTTGGGAAAGTATAGGCCCTAGAACTATGCTCTGTCTTCAGCTATTGCCAAACTGCTCTGTGTTTAATTTGTTCTTCTTTAACATGGGAATTAGGATATGAGTGAAGGGGCTCAGGGGATATCTCAGTGAATAGTGCATTTGCTGTAAAAGGACCTACGTTCTGAAACCCAGTAGTCACATAAAATGCCAGGCATGGCTGTGCACATCTGATTCCCTAAGGCAGTGGCATTAAGACGAGGGGCTCCTAAGAGCTTGGTACCACCCATTCTAGCTGAAGGAGGGGggggctccaggttcagtgatgaaaccctgtctcagaagaaacaaGGGAGGGAACAATTGAGGAAGCTATCCAGTATTGACTGCTGGCATCCACAGCACTTGAACCTATACATACACAGTAACAGACAGaatttgtacacacatacattatacataccTATGTGTGCCAAATGGACACAAGTATGACCGAATCATGAGTTCCCAAGATGTTTCCATGAGAAACAAAATTGATATAAAGCATTTAGAATAATGCTTAGCTCATGTAAAGTGCTCAATACAAgttaaggtttgtttgtttaaggaaaAACTCAAATTAAACATTTGCTTTTGTCTCAAAAATTCTCTGGTGCACTTTTGTGGCTCTATACTTTAGAACAATTTGATCTCAAAGGGCTGACCATTTATATTGTGGATACCTCAGTTGGGTAGCTGCTCCTTTCTACAGATACAGTTTGAagatattttatttcacttaatgTAGCTGTTGATGTAATtgtatttctaatttatttttcataagaCATCTCGTTAGTCTTCTGAATAccaagaagaggaggcaggagataATTGAACTTTatccataaaatgaaatttaaatgtcCACAAAGACTAGTTCAAATGAATTGTTTTATAATTGATATCATTGCCTGGTTAGTGACTTGAACTTCACAAGTCTACATGTACAccctcatatatgtatatgtatatatatatatatatatatatatatatatatatatatatatatatatatatgggtgctCTGTACATGAtagtatttatatacacacaagtGCTAACGAATATTTAACAACTGGTTCACTGGAGAAAACAGTTTCTGTGTAGCTGTATTGCTTCCTTGTTTCAAGATAGAAAATGCACTTATTAGTATCACAATCTCAAGCTACCAAATTGACATCAACTGACTTGCAGCATACATGAGAATCTTAAACAGCATTCCTGAGCTGGGCTCAGCTGCCTCCAGCACTCCACTGGTTTCTATCATTTGTTACTGGTTGTCTTAACCTGTGGGAATTCAAGATGCTTTGTTTCATACATCTCACTGTATATAGGGATGATGTACTATTatattctttgattatttttaaagtctaAAGCACTTTACGTTAGAATGTTGCAGAAAGCTTAATAAGACCTTTTTATAAGGCGCCACAGTCTCTGTGTTGTAAAGTGAACTTGGTCTCTTACTGTCTTTAATATAGGACATGGTGCAGTATTACTTGAACTTGACAGAAGCCAATCTAAAAGGAGAATCCAACTGGACATTGGAGTATGTCTTGACTCAGGcctacagtgttgcagatctgCAGCCAAAGagtttatatgccttagttcagcAATTTGCCACCAAAGACAGCaagcagttcctgaaatactacCATTATTATTTTGTGAGTTATGACAGCAGTGCAACTTGTGACCAGCATTGTAAGACCTTACAGGTCTGTGCAATTATGAATCTTGATAGCATGTCCTATGATGATTGCCTTAAACAGCATTTATAAAGCACAGTCACTAGTATTCCAGTTgtgtttgtagaaaaaaaaaatcacatcatggTGCTCCTGCGATCAGCTTCTGAAGTGCTGGGAGCATAGGAAGATTGACATTCTGTGTGACTTGTGAGGCTCAGATGCTGATACCAGTAACATTCAAAATTAACTTCACGCATTGAATACATTTAAACTGTTCATTAGCGGAGTGATATTTGGACATAAATATCTCGTCTTCCAATTTTATGTAATTATACCTAACTTATACCCTTGTAAAACTTGTCATCTATGCAATAAAGCAGTTGATTTTTCTGTGGATGCCATGGAGTTCTGTTtgcctttgttgtttttgttgttgctgttttattttgttttctcgagAAAGGATCTCACACTGCACCTTAGGCTGCACAGGATCTCATTATAGTCATGAACTACTATGCCTCCCGATACTTTTAATGCTTCCTTTACTACTGGTATGATAATtttcagctttttcttttcttttctttttttttttttttttttttttgaggcagggtttctcagtgtactattggctgtcctggaacttacactgtagactaggctgactgaCTTCGAACTCActgaaaccctcctgcctctgcctctcaagtgctgggattaagggcatgcaccaTAAcactgcctgcctggatgatttTCAACCTTTTAATTCCCTCTTAATAAAGTCCTTGCTGAATAAAATCTGAGGCTTGCTAACAGTGAGAACTGCTAATTccaccccccctccaaaaaaatccaaaaaaccaaaattatGATGGGGGAGGCAACCGTCTCTAGTTCTTCAAGAACTGAGTTTGGTGAGTCACTGCATGGCTCAGTTCCCAAAGCCAAGTTGAAGTCGTGATGCTTTAGTGCTTGGTAATTTGATTCTAGAGATATACTTAAAGGTAAGCTCTCAAAAGTACATGCTAAAAGATATACTTAAAATTCACAGAATATTATTATGTAAAATATGACGATAAAGCTAGAGCTATAAACCATAGGTGATAAAACCAAACCTATAAACTATAAATATACCTCACACCATCACTTTTACTACGGAGATAGAAATCTAGTTGTGAAAGATGTGTGGGTTGTTTTTCCTGTGGAGAATGATTTATGGGAAAGGCACAGAGACATTGGGAGGATTAAAGCACTCTACCTAGAGGAGCCTGTTCCTGGGCTGAGGTAGTAGTAAcccaatgtggtggtttgaatgagtttATACACTCCTTCCTCCCCTCATGGTTTCACGTGTTTGGATGCTTGGCTCAGAGGAATTGGTACTattattgggaggtgtggcttggttagagtgggtgtggccttgatagaggctgtgtgtcactgtaggggtgggctttgaggtctcctagtgctcaacttccacccagtgtggaagagaatCTCCTCTTAGCTGCTTGCAGAAAACAGATttgtcctggctgcctttggatggagatgtagaacacctgggtcctctagtaccatgtctgcctgcaaactgtcatgcttcccaccatgatgataatgaacctctgaaactgtaagccagccccaattaaacgtttgcCATTGCTTGGGTCATGGTATGttttttacagcaatggaaaccccaactaagacacccAGTTCCTGGTACAGTTTGTAAGTCCATTCATTGATAGCCCATATGAAAATGACAAGACTTCTGACTGGAGCTCCAATGAATGGTCGATGGTTGAATGAGAAGGGAATTGGACTAACAGGAGAAGGAAAGGCTGATTGAGGATAAGACAGagcagcaattaagagcactacTGTGTGTGACAGCAAGCTTACAGTATCCGAGAATCCCTCTGATTCATTTCACATATGGATTCTTAAATGAGAATGTCTTCCcgtaggctcatgtatttgaacacttggtccgcAAATGGTATAGTTATTTGGGAAGGTTTCGGGGTGTTGCAattttggaggaagtacatcactggaggtggctttgagacTTCCAAAGCCTCACATCACTTCTAATGACCCTTCTCTCTGTTATGCTTGTGGTtcaagatatgagctctcagcttctgctccagctgCCATGCCTGCCACTTCTCTGTGGCAGGGATGGATGGACTCTTACCCCTTGAGAACTGCAAGCCCAGATGAACCATTTCTTCTataagctgctttggtcatgatattttatcagagcaataaAAACTAAGACAACAAAACTGTCTTTAAATGTAGGGTATTAAAGCttctttttgtaaaataattttgaCTCCTAAGAAAGAAGCCAAGCCATATATCTCATCCAGATTTTGAGAATAAGATTATTTCTCCAAGAATTTAAATTTGctagtaactttaaaaaaaatgtattgtctACCCATTTCTCTGCCAGTAGAGTTCTTGCTAAATCCAGCTTAGAAAAAAAACACTGTAAGGCATTTAAGTAAGGAGAAAATAAatggtattgttttattattgatGAGCCATCCATTTGTTTGTTAAAACTGGATTTCTTAAAATAGGCTCTCCTACTTAAATATCTTTCCAATGGAGCAATTATGTGTCACCCAAACAAACCATGTCAGTAATCCATGtcacagaacacagacaaagctAATAAACAAACATGGAGTGTATAGTTTATACTATAAGTTTCGTTTTCTCAGACAGACCTATAGATTCTACCTTAAAATAATCTTCATTAAATGAATAGTGTCTTGGCATCTTTACTTATGAGTGGAATGGGATGTATTTATGATATCTATTAGTTCTTGgaaaaatttaaatctatatcaaactttatattttattataagaaTTCAGGTCCCCTGTATTTTAATCTATATATAATTCATTTCCCCTGGAAGTCTTTACTTCATTATTTGTAACAACTGGTGATTTAAGAAAATGCTTATGGATGCGCATGACATTTGTCATGTAGCTCTGGGGACCATGCCCTGTATTGATTGGGCTGGTTGATTCAATAGCCTTTCTCTGATGCATTGCAGCATCTGTCATTACCTCCCATATTCTAATTCAAATGGATTGCCTTTTTACTTCCTGAATACAAATGCAATTGCCCTTATCCTcgccttctcttatttttttctaagtctTAAAAActactcagtttctttcttcctctcccaaaGTGTTTCTAACATTAAAAGTTGTCTCTTTTGTCAAGATTTTCCAAAATTTTCAGTCAGTGTTAATTGCCCCTCCCTAAGGCTTCCACGGCAGCTCTTTACTCAGCTTTGTTAGTAGCGTTG encodes:
- the Smpdl3a gene encoding acid sphingomyelinase-like phosphodiesterase 3a precursor gives rise to the protein MALLGNFLCCLLVAWLCGPGLGVPLAPADRAPAVGQFWHVTDLHLDPTYHITDDRTKVCASSKGANASNPGPFGDVLCDSPYQLILSAFDFIKNSGQEASFMIWTGDSPPHVPVPELSTGTVIKVITNMTMTVQNLFPNLQVFPALGNHDYWPQDQLPIVTSKVYSAVADLWKPWLGEEAISTLKKGGFYSQKVASNPGLRIISLNTNLYYGPNIMTLNKTDPANQFEWLENTLNSSLWNKEKVYIIAHVPVGYLPYATDTPAIRQYYNEKLLDIFRRYSSVIAGQFYGHTHRDSLMVLSDKNGNPLNSVFVAPAVTPVKGVLQKETNNPGVRLFQYKPGDYTLLDMVQYYLNLTEANLKGESNWTLEYVLTQAYSVADLQPKSLYALVQQFATKDSKQFLKYYHYYFVSYDSSATCDQHCKTLQVCAIMNLDSMSYDDCLKQHL